One Odontesthes bonariensis isolate fOdoBon6 chromosome 17, fOdoBon6.hap1, whole genome shotgun sequence genomic window carries:
- the LOC142366643 gene encoding tripartite motif-containing protein 16-like: protein MAQKGVQLEGEMLQCSICLDLLKDPVTIPCGHSYCFHCVKGFWDGEDQKGIHSCPQCRQTFTARPVPVKSTMLAALVEQLKKTGLQAAPADHCYAGAEDVACDVCSGRKLKATKSCLSCLASYCEEHLQPHYDSAPLRKHKLVEPSKKLQENICSDHDEVMKIFCRTDQKCICYLCLMEEHKGHDTVSAAAERTERQRELEGSRQQIQQRIQDAEKDVKLLQQELEAIHRSADKTEEHSQKIFSQLIRLLQKRSSDVKQQIRSQQEAEGRRVKELQEKLEQEITELKRKDAELQQLSHTEDHSQFLHSCPSVAALRGATHSSSIQIRPLRHFEDVTAAVSELREKLQDILREEWANISLRVAEVDVLLSQPEPEPEPEPEPEPEPEPEPEPEPGPEPGPEPEPEPEPEPEPESRAGFLRYSCEITLDPNTANTYLLLSEGNRKVTFMGQPQSYSDHPDRFTNMFQVLSRESLTGRCYWEVEMGGGGEVYVAVAYKNISRAGWGNECLFGYNDKSWVLRCDQNSYSFRYNNIKTSISGPRASRVGVYLDHRAGILSFYSVSGTMTLLHRVQTTFTQPLWAGVRFPGMFVSGRSCKFVT, encoded by the coding sequence ATGgcgcagaaaggagttcagctggaaGGAGAAATGCTCCAGTGTTCGATCTGtttggatctgctgaaggatccggtgactattccctgtggacacagctactgctttcactgtgttaaaggcttctgggatggagaggatcagaagggaatccacagctgccctcagtgcaggcAGACATTCACAGCGAGGCCTGTCCCTGTGAAAAGCACCATGTTAGCAgctttagtggagcagctgaagaagactggactccaagctgctcctgctgatcactgctatgctggagctgaagatgtggcctgtgatgtctgctctgggaggaagctgaaagccaccaagtcctgtttatcctgcctggcctcttactgtgaggaacaccttcagcctcattatgattcagctccactcaggaaacacaagctggtggagccctccaagaagctccaggagaacatctgctctgatcacgatgaggtgatgaagattttCTGCCGTACCgatcagaagtgcatctgttatctctgcttaatggaggaacataaaggccacgacacagtgtcagctgcagcagaaaggactgagaggcagagagagctggaggggagtcggcagcagatccagcagagaatccaggacgcagagaaagatgtgaagctgcttcagcaggagctggaggccatccatcgctctgctgataaaacagaggagcacagccagaagatcttcagccagctgatccgtctcctccagaaaagaagctctgatgtgaagcagcagatcagatcccagcaggaagccgaagggaggcgagtcaaagagcttcaggagaagctggagcaggagatcactgagctgaagaggaaagatgctgagctgcagcagctctcacacacagaggatcacagccagtttctgcacagctgcccctcagtggcagcactcaggggggctacacactcatccagcatccagatccgtcctctgaggcactttgaggatgtgacagcagctgtgtcagagctcagagagaaactacaggacatcctgagagaggaatgggccaacatctcactgagagtcgctgaagtggatgttttactgtcacagccagaaccagaaccagaaccagaaccagaaccagaaccagaaccagaaccagaaccagaaccagaaccaggaccagaaccaggaccagaaccagaaccagaaccagaaccagaaccagaaccagagagcagagctggattcttaagatattcatgtgaaatcacactggatccaaacacagcaaacacatatctgttactgtcagaggggaacagaaaagtgacatttaTGGGTCAACCTCAGTCTtattctgatcatccagacagattcactaacatgtttcaggtcctgagcagagagagtctgactggacgttgttactgggaggtggagatgggaggaggaggagaagtttatgtagcagtcgcatacaagaacatcagcagagcaggatgGGGGAATGAATGTTTATTTGGTtataatgacaaatcttgggtGTTAAGATGTGACCAAAACAGTTATTCATTTAGGTACAACAACATaaaaacctccatctcaggtcctcgggcctccagagtgggagtgtacctggatcacagagcaggtattctgtccttctacagcgtctctggaaccatgactctcctccacagagtccagaccacattcactcagccgctctggGCTGGAGTTAGgtttcctgggatgtttgtttCAGGAAGAAGTTGCAAATTTGTCACCTGA